The Dermacentor albipictus isolate Rhodes 1998 colony chromosome 2, USDA_Dalb.pri_finalv2, whole genome shotgun sequence genome has a segment encoding these proteins:
- the CCT6 gene encoding T-complex protein 1 subunit zeta, translating to MAAVLTLNPKAEVARHAQALAVNINAAKGLQNVLRTNLGPTGTMKMLVSGAGDIKITKDGNVLLHEMQIQLPTANLIARASTAQNDITGDGTTSTVLIIGELLKQADFYVAEGLHPRIVADGFEKALVKALEVLETLKITPSEVDRDLLVRVAHTALATKVSPELAQHLTEVCVDAVLAIQRPGEELNLHMVEIMEMQHKTDMDTQLVRGLVLDHGARHPDMKKLVRNAYVLACNVSLEYEKTEVNAGFFYKSADEREKLVQAERQFIENRVHKIIELKRKVCDTPEKNFVVINQQGIDPMSLDLLAKEGIVALRRAKRRNMERLALACGCKAMNSFEELTPDVLGHAGVVYEHVLGENKFTFVEELKNPRSVTVLIKGPTKHTLTQIKDAVYDGLRAVKNAIEDGCVVPGAGAFELAAHAALVAMRPTVEGKAQLGVQAFADALLIIVKTLASNSGLDPQDALVRLQREQQQAQQPIGLNLRTGEALIPANEGIFDNYCVKRQLLNSCTVIASNLLLVDEIMFGGVKGPK from the exons ATGGCTGCAGTGCTTACGCTAAACCCCAAGGCTGAAGTAGCACGCCACGCCCAGGCTCTCGCTGTCAACATCAACGCTGCAAAGGGCCTGCAAAATGTTCTTCGCACGAATCTGGGCCCCACAGGCACGATGAAAAT GCTTGTATCGGGAGCCGGTGATATAAAGATAACGAAGGACGGCAATGTCTTGCTGCATGAAATG CAAATTCAGCTCCCCACTGCAAACCTCATTGCTAGGGCTTCCACAGCACAGAATGACATCACCGGTGATGGAACAACGTCAACTGTTCTCATCATTGGAGAGCTCCTCAAGCAGGCTGACTTCTACGTTGCTGAG GGCCTGCACCCTCGCATCGTGGCAGATGGCTTTGAGAAGGCACTGGTGAAAGCGTTGGAAGTGCTGGAGACCCTCAAGATAACCCCGAGCGAAGTGGACCGGGACCTGCTGGTGCGGGTGGCACACACGGCGCTTGCCACCAAGGTGAGCCCCGAGCTGGCTCAGCACCTGACGGAGGTGTGCGTGGACGCCGTGCTGGCGATACAGAGGCCGGGAGAGGAACTGAACCTGCACATGGTGGAGATAATGGAGATGCAGCACAAGACAGACATGGACACCCAGCTGGTGCGCGGACTCGTGCTGGACCACGGGGCGAGGCATCCGGACATGAAGAAGCTGGTCCGCAATGCCTATGTGCTGGCCTGTAATGTTTCCCTGGAGTATGAGAAGAC GGAAGTGAATGCTGGCTTCTTCTACAAGTCTGCCGACGAGCGTGAGAAGCTGGTCCAGGCTGAGCGGCAATTCATTGAGAACAGGGTGCACAAGATCATTGAGCTCAAGCGCAAGGTCTGCGATACCCCGGAAAAGAACTTTGTCGTCATCAATCAGCAG GGAATTGACCCCATGTCTCTGGACCTTCTGGCCAAGGAAGGCATTGTGGCCCTGAGGCGTGCCAAGCGAAGGAACATGGAGCG GCTGGCGCTGGCGTGCGGCTGCAAGGCCATGAACTCCTTCGAGGAGCTGACCCCGGACGTGCTTGGCCACGCTGGAGTCGTGTACGAGCATGTGCTTGGCGAGAACAAGTTCACCTTTGTGGAGGAGCTGAAGAACCCGCGCTCAGTCACAGTGCTCATCAAGGGACCCACCAAGCACACCCTCACTCAGATCAAGGATGCTGTGTACGATGGACTGCGTGCCGTCAAGAACGCAATTGAAGACG GTTGCGTGGTGCCTGGGGCCGGGGCCTTTGAGCTGGCAGCGCATGCAGCCCTGGTCGCAATGCGTCCAACGGTTGAAGGCAAGGCACAGCTTGGAGTGCAGGCGTTTGCGGACGCGCTCCTCATCATTGTTAAGACGCTGGCGTCCAACAGTGGCCTGGACCCACAGGATGCACTGGTGCGGCTGCAGAGAGAGCAGCAGCAGGCACAGCAGCCCATTGGTCTCAACCTGCGCACTG GGGAGGCTTTGATTCCTGCCAATGAGGGCATATTTGACAACTACTGCGTGAAGAGGCAGCTTCTCAACTCATG CACGGTCATTGCAAGCAACCTGCTGTTGGTGGATGAAATCATGTTTGGCGGAGTCAAGGGACCCAAATAA
- the LOC139056457 gene encoding tigger transposable element-derived protein 6-like, with translation MAPPCRKFLSLKDKARILAAVASGEKKGDVAKKFEISPSSLSTILKSKEAIEQALASGTSAKRKKLTPSAHEDLDKAMYAWFVETRAKNIPISGNAVQQKALNYACLLGIDDFKASTGWLSRFKARHDIVGKTLSGESASADTGNASAWISTNVSTLLKDYAKCDIYNADKTGLFYEMLPSKTLEMKGQRCHGGKHSKKRVTVLLCANADGSDKRPPLVIGKSARPRCFKGNRSLPVKYVANSRSWMTRAIFSEWVASFDCDMRRQGRRVCLLLDNCSAHHILDVELTNVELKYFPPNCTSIIQPLDQGVIRSMKCAYRQRVMQRLLLNVETGRDTKLDLYMALQMMAAAWAATGRPVIANCFTHAGFKLGDPDIDSAEDAADCNGAVQPPADVIASWAALQGAGSVPSSVELDDFIDADVNVIAREELSDEDIIKSVRDDGGQSDDDEVPDLHPPATSRVLDAFDVIRNSVAVHDDDVAMQLLSECENRVMMLLGKKGKQSTLLDFWK, from the coding sequence ATGGCGCCGCCATGTCGAAAGTTTTTATCCCTGAAGGATAAAGCTCGGATCCTGGCCGCAGTCGCAAGCGGAGAGAAGAAAGGCGACGTTGCGAAGAAGTTTGAGATTTCTCCCAGTTCGCTGTCCACCATCTTGAAGTCAAAAGAAGCAATAGAGCAAGCTCTTGCTTCGGGCACATCAGCCAAGCGGAAGAAGCTGACGCCGTCGGCGCACGAGGACCTCGACAAGGCCATGTACGCGTGGTTTGTCGAGACGAGGGCAAAAAACATACCGATCAGTGGAAACGCCGTGCAGCAGAAGGCCCTGAATTACGCTTGCCTGCTGGGAATCGACGATTTCAAGGCGAGCACAGGCTGGCTCAGCAGGTTCAAGGCCCGCCATGACATTGTCGGCAAGACGCTCTCTGGCGAGTCGGCATCGGCAGACACAGGCAACGCATCCGCCTGGATCTCTACAAACGTTTCGACGTTGTTGAAAGACTATGCCAAGTGTGACATATACAACGCTGACAAGACAGGCCTGTTTTACGAGATGCTGCCGTCAAAAACCCTCGAAATGAAAGGTCAGCGTTGCCACGGTGGTAAACACAGTAAGAAGCGCGTGACCGTGCTGCTGTGCGCCAATGCGGACGGATCAGACAAGCGCCCACCGCTAGTCATTGGGAAGAGTGCGAGGCCCCGTTGCTTTAAAGGTAACAGGAGCCTTCCCGTAAAATATGTCGCCAACAGCCGCTCCTGGATGACGCGGGCCATTTTCTCCGAGTGGGTCGCGTCATTTGACTGCGACATGAGGAGGCAGGGCCGGCGGGTGTGCTTATTGCTGGACAATTGCTCCGCCCATCATATTCTGGATGTGGAGCTCACAAATGTGGAGCTTAAGTACTTTCCGCCGAACTGCACTTCGATCATACAGCCACTTGACCAAGGTGTCATTAGAAGTATGAAGTGCGCCTACCGCCAGCGAGTGATGCAGCGTCTCCTATTGAACGTGGAGACCGGTCGCGACACCAAGTTAGACCTGTACATGGCGCTGCAGATGATGGCTGCTGCGTGGGCTGCAACTGGACGGCCAGTTATCGCGAACTGCTTCACGCACGCTGGCTTCAAGCTTGGAGACCCAGACATCGACTCCGCTGAGGATGCTGCTGACTGCAACGGAGCAGTGCAACCGCCAGCAGACGTAATTGCGTCCTGGGCGGCCCTTCAAGGTGCCGGAAGTGTGCCATCCAGTGTCGAGCTGGATGATTTCATCGACGCTGACGTCAATGTGATCGCCCGTGAAGAATTGAGCGATGAGGACATCATAAAAAGTGTCCGCGACGACGGGGGGCAGTCGGATGACGACGAAGTGCCAGACCTGCATCCACCGGCCACATCTCGCGTACTGGATGCGTTCGATGTCATCAGAAACAGCGTGGCTGTGCATGATGACGACGTCGCGATGCAGCTACTCTCCGAATGCGAAAATCGCGTCATGATGCTCCTAGGAAAAAAAGGGAAGCAGTCCACACTGCTTGACTTCtggaaataa